In a genomic window of Meriones unguiculatus strain TT.TT164.6M chromosome 8, Bangor_MerUng_6.1, whole genome shotgun sequence:
- the LOC110539306 gene encoding reactive oxygen species modulator 1-like, whose translation MPVAVGPYRQSQPSCFDRVKMGFVMGCAVGMAAGALFGTFSCLRIGMRGWELMGGIGKTMMQSGGTFGTFMAIGMGRRC comes from the coding sequence ATGCCGGTGGCCGTGGGTCCCTACCGGCAGTCCCAGCCCAGCTGCTTCGACCGCGTGAAGATGGGCTTCGTCATGGGTTGCGCAGTGGGCATGGCGGCTGGGGCGCTGTTCGGCACGTTCTCCTGTCTCAGGATCGGAATGCGGGGTTGGGAGCTGATGGGCGGCATTGGGAAAACCATGATGCAGAGTGGCGGCACGTTTGGCACATTCATGGCCATCGGAATGGGTAGAAGATGCTAA